In a single window of the Nicotiana tomentosiformis chromosome 8, ASM39032v3, whole genome shotgun sequence genome:
- the LOC104104107 gene encoding uncharacterized protein: protein MASESHLPIVEPKESLASVIPQLESATAEENRRLRCRMLEMWVALSNGREPPSTIPRFPELIPRTGGTTNVPISVANPFMPFGFPTMSTNFTGMPFEVRPQAPSSGIPSTMFTAPPASSMAQPMLPRQTFEPSTFTFQATQFQLDTARVTPNSYPQHPQFESPVEQERVLRNPEQEEIVQKMKSIEQNLKNIQGLSGQKRMSYADLCMFPHVHLPVGFKTPKFERYDGHGDSIAHLKQYCNQLRGAGGKEELLMAYFGENLTGIASEWYIDQDISHWIIGDDLARDFVRQFQYNVDIGPDRNSLSNLKKKASESFREYAIKWREQVARVKLPMDETEMVSVFLQAQEADYFQNMLSAMGKPFAEAIKIGEIVENGLKAGRILSQSALRATSQAIQSGSGSLASRKKKEEGAMMASSLRNSRRPRDYSGPPSRAPQHYYPHQDAAYAMAPHLYAVMNAQPHT from the coding sequence ATGGCCTCAGAGAGTCACCTACCTATTGTTGAGCCCAAAGAGAGCCTTGCATCAGTTATCCCACAGCTTGAGTCAGCAACTGCTGAGGAGAATAGGCGGTTAAGATGCCGCATGTTAGAAATGTGGGTTGCATTGTCCAATGGCAGGGAGCCACCCAGTACTATCCCTCGTTTCCCCGAGTTAATCCCAAGGACAGGAGGAACTACCAATGTCCCTATCTCAGTAGCCAACCCATTCATGCCATTTGGGTTCCCCACCATGTCAACAAACTTCACTGGAATGCCTTTTGAGGTTCGTCCCCAAGCACCATCTTCAGGAATACCATCTACCATGTTCACAGCACCACCAGCTTCTAGTATGGCACAACCAATGCTACCTCGACAAACCTTCGAACCATCAACTTTTACTTTCCAAGCTACCCAATTCCAATTGGACACCGCTCGGGTTACCCCAAATTCCTATCCTCAGCACCCACAATTTGAATCTCCCGTAGAACAGGAGAGAGTCTTGAGGAATCCTGAACAAGAGGAGATAGTACAAAAAATGAAAAGCATTGAGCAAAACCTCAAGAATATACAAGGCCTGAGTGGTCAAAAGAGAATGTCATATGCTGATCTGTGCATGTTCCCTCACGTGCATTTACCTGTGGGATTTAAGACGCCAAAGTTTGAAAGATATGACGGGCATGGAGACTCGATTGCTCACTTAAAGCAATACTGTAACCAGCTGAGGGGCGCTGGTGGAAAAGAGGAGCTGTTAATGGCCTACTTCGGAGAGAACCTCACCGGAATCGCTTCTGAATGGTATATAGACCAAGATATCTCCCATTGGATCATAGGGGATGACCTGGCCCGAGATTTTGTGAGGCAATTCCAATACAACGTGGACATAGGTCCGGACAGAAATTCTTTATCCAACCTAAAAAAGAAAGCCTCGGAAAGCTTCCGAGAATATGCTATCAAATGGCGTGAACAAGTGGCCAGGGTAAAACTCCCGATGGATGAAACCGAGATGGTCAGTGTCTTCTTACAGGCCCAAGAGGCCGATTATTTCCAAAACATGTTGTCTGCCATGGGCAAACCATTCGCGGAGGCCATTAAAATTGGAGAAATAGTAGAAAACGGCTTAAAAGCAGGCCGTATCTTAAGTCAATCAGCTCTAAGAGCCACTTCCCAAGCCATTCAGAGCGGCTCGGGAAGTTTAGCAAGCAGGAAGAAAAaggaagagggagccatgatggcttcgagcTTAAGAAACTCTCGGAGACCCCGGGATTATTCTGGTCCACCTTCCAGGGCACCGCAACATTATTACCCCCACCAGGATGCAGCCTATGCTATGGCCCCTCATCTTTATGCAGTAATGAATGCTCAACCGCACACCTGA